A section of the Roseomonas marmotae genome encodes:
- the hrpB gene encoding ATP-dependent helicase HrpB: MSSALALPELPVTEALPRLAEALRAGSNAVLVAPPGAGKTTLVPLVLRDEPWAGGQKILVLEPRRVAARAAARRMASLLGEELGQTVGLVTRLERATSAATRIEVITEGLLVRRLQSDPGLEGVAAVLFDEAHERNLDTDLALAFCLDLQRALRPELRLLAMSATLEAEGFSTLLGDAPVVESLGRAFPVAVQYRQRELKDARELPEAMASAIREALRAHPGDVLAFLPGWGEIRRTADRLGGLDADVLPLHGEMPPAEQDRALNPGPRRKVVLATSIAETSLTVPGVRIVVDGGFRRAPRLDPATGLSRLATLRISRAAAEQRAGRAGRTESGVAIRLWTEALHRGLPLSDRPEILESELSGLALDCAAWGAEPDALPFLDPPPAGTLAAARALLRDLDALDAEGRVTATGRRMARLGTHPRLARMMTAAESAEEAALAAELAALLEERDPIRGREAPSDIQLRLDLLHGADDPNVDRAALGRIRRAVTLHRRRLGVPGGTEAAGDPGLLLAAGFPDRIAAKRGVMDGAFRLASGQGARLPPTDKLAKAPLLAVADLELAGTEARIRMAAPLERAVLESRFPERLVREEGAAFDARAGAVVARRRLRFGPLVLEEATLAHADPAAVAVELARAAAGRGFRDLDWSEAAKQTRARLGWMHRLAPGEWPDVSDAALAADGGAWLAPWLSGLTKLSELKGLEATGILRSLVPHARARALDAALPPRLDLPRGRSAAIDYTGEVPRLEARAQWLFGLATLPPLAQGRIPLQVALLSPAGRPVAVTADLPGFWRGAWADVRKEMRGRYPKHDWPEDPSRPI, from the coding sequence ATGTCCTCTGCCCTCGCCCTGCCTGAACTGCCCGTCACCGAGGCCCTGCCGCGCCTGGCGGAAGCCCTGCGCGCCGGCTCCAATGCCGTGCTGGTGGCGCCGCCGGGCGCGGGCAAGACGACGCTGGTCCCCCTGGTGCTGCGCGACGAGCCCTGGGCGGGCGGGCAGAAGATCCTGGTGCTGGAGCCGCGCCGGGTCGCCGCCCGTGCCGCCGCCCGCCGCATGGCGAGCCTGCTGGGCGAGGAACTCGGCCAGACCGTCGGGCTGGTGACGCGGCTGGAGCGCGCGACCTCGGCGGCCACGCGGATCGAAGTCATCACCGAGGGCCTGCTGGTCCGCCGCCTGCAATCCGACCCCGGGCTGGAAGGGGTGGCGGCGGTGCTCTTCGACGAGGCGCATGAGCGAAACCTCGATACCGACCTGGCGCTGGCCTTCTGCCTGGACCTGCAACGCGCCCTGCGGCCGGAGCTGCGGCTGCTGGCCATGTCCGCGACGCTGGAGGCCGAGGGTTTTTCGACCCTGCTGGGCGATGCCCCCGTGGTGGAGAGCCTCGGCCGCGCCTTTCCGGTGGCGGTGCAGTATCGGCAGCGGGAGCTGAAGGACGCGCGCGAACTGCCCGAGGCCATGGCCAGCGCCATCCGTGAGGCGTTGCGCGCCCATCCCGGCGACGTGCTGGCCTTCCTGCCGGGCTGGGGCGAGATCCGCCGCACCGCCGACCGGCTGGGCGGCCTGGACGCCGACGTGCTGCCCCTGCATGGCGAGATGCCGCCGGCCGAGCAGGACCGCGCCCTCAACCCCGGCCCGCGCCGCAAGGTGGTGCTGGCCACCTCCATCGCCGAAACCTCGCTGACCGTGCCGGGGGTGCGGATCGTGGTGGATGGCGGCTTCCGCCGCGCGCCGCGCCTGGACCCCGCCACGGGCCTCTCCCGCCTCGCCACGCTCCGCATCTCCCGCGCCGCCGCCGAGCAGCGCGCGGGCCGCGCCGGCCGCACCGAGAGCGGCGTCGCGATCCGCCTCTGGACCGAGGCGCTGCACCGGGGCCTGCCGCTCTCCGACCGGCCGGAGATCCTGGAGAGCGAACTCTCCGGCCTCGCGCTCGACTGCGCCGCCTGGGGGGCGGAGCCGGATGCGCTGCCCTTCCTGGATCCGCCCCCCGCCGGCACCCTGGCCGCCGCACGCGCCCTGCTGCGGGACCTGGACGCGCTGGATGCCGAAGGACGCGTCACCGCCACCGGGCGGCGCATGGCGCGCCTCGGCACGCATCCGCGCCTCGCGCGCATGATGACGGCGGCGGAGAGCGCGGAGGAAGCCGCCCTGGCCGCCGAGCTGGCCGCGTTGCTGGAGGAGCGCGACCCCATCCGGGGGCGGGAGGCGCCGTCCGATATCCAGCTACGGCTCGACCTGCTGCACGGCGCCGACGACCCCAATGTCGACCGCGCCGCGCTGGGGCGCATCCGCCGCGCCGTGACGCTGCACCGCCGCCGCCTGGGCGTGCCCGGCGGCACGGAGGCCGCGGGCGACCCCGGCCTGCTGCTGGCCGCCGGCTTCCCCGACCGCATCGCCGCCAAGCGCGGGGTGATGGATGGCGCCTTCCGGCTGGCCTCCGGCCAGGGCGCCCGCCTGCCCCCCACCGACAAGCTGGCCAAGGCGCCGCTGCTGGCGGTGGCCGACCTGGAGCTGGCGGGCACGGAGGCCCGCATCCGCATGGCCGCGCCGCTGGAGCGCGCGGTGCTGGAGAGCCGATTCCCCGAGCGCCTGGTGCGGGAGGAAGGCGCCGCCTTCGATGCCCGTGCCGGCGCCGTGGTGGCGCGCCGCCGTCTGCGCTTCGGGCCGCTGGTGCTGGAGGAAGCCACCCTGGCCCATGCCGACCCCGCCGCCGTGGCGGTGGAGCTGGCCAGGGCCGCCGCCGGGCGCGGCTTCCGCGACCTCGACTGGAGCGAGGCGGCGAAGCAGACCCGCGCCCGCCTGGGCTGGATGCACAGGCTGGCGCCCGGGGAATGGCCGGATGTCTCCGACGCCGCGCTGGCGGCGGATGGTGGCGCCTGGCTCGCCCCCTGGCTCTCAGGGCTGACGAAACTGTCGGAGCTGAAGGGGCTGGAGGCCACGGGCATCCTGCGCTCGCTGGTGCCGCATGCCCGGGCGCGCGCGCTGGATGCCGCCCTGCCGCCGCGCCTGGACCTGCCCAGGGGCCGCTCCGCCGCCATCGACTATACCGGCGAGGTGCCGAGGCTGGAGGCGCGGGCGCAATGGCTCTTCGGGCTGGCCACGCTGCCGCCCCTGGCGCAGGGGCGCATTCCCCTGCAGGTGGCGCTGCTCTCCCCGGCCGGGCGGCCCGTCGCCGTCACCGCGGACCTGCCGGGCTTCTGGCGCGGGGCCTGGGCGGATGTGCGGAAGGAGATGCGCGGACGCTATCCGAAGCATGACTGGCCAGAGGACCCTTCCCGCCCCATCTGA
- a CDS encoding AzlD family protein, with amino-acid sequence MLRLDVLLVIIGMAIVTFACRAGGYAVLRVVRPSPFVDAMLRNIPGPLFAAYVALALSNMGPAAWVAAALVVLTQWKSGSVGLSILVGVGAVALLRPVLG; translated from the coding sequence ATGCTGCGGCTCGATGTCCTGCTGGTCATCATCGGGATGGCCATCGTCACCTTCGCCTGCCGCGCGGGCGGCTACGCGGTGCTGCGGGTGGTGCGGCCCTCGCCCTTCGTGGATGCCATGCTGCGCAACATCCCCGGCCCGCTCTTCGCGGCCTATGTGGCGCTGGCGCTGTCGAACATGGGGCCGGCGGCCTGGGTGGCGGCGGCGCTGGTGGTGCTGACGCAGTGGAAGAGCGGCAGCGTCGGCCTGTCGATCCTGGTGGGCGTGGGGGCGGTGGCCCTGCTGCGCCCGGTGCTGGGCTAG
- a CDS encoding regulatory protein RecX produces the protein METPPGKSPARPRRDIPAGPAPTAERLREAALAHLARFGTTEAGLRRVLQRRVDRWARRAEAEGQLAEVVAPAAARAKAAAAEVAQALARAGAVDDTAFAAARMRRLNQAGRSRRAIAAHLAAKGVPGETAASLLEEADELAAALGHLRRRRAGPFAIEQPPSPEARLKALGALARAGFSRDLAERALDMEPEAATDRLLAARRG, from the coding sequence ATGGAAACGCCTCCGGGCAAGAGTCCCGCGCGCCCCCGGCGCGACATTCCGGCCGGCCCTGCCCCCACCGCCGAAAGGCTGCGGGAGGCGGCACTGGCGCATCTGGCGCGCTTCGGCACCACTGAGGCCGGGTTGCGCCGTGTCCTGCAGCGCCGGGTGGACCGCTGGGCCCGGCGCGCCGAGGCGGAGGGGCAGCTGGCCGAGGTGGTCGCGCCGGCCGCCGCGCGGGCCAAGGCCGCCGCGGCCGAGGTGGCGCAGGCGCTGGCCAGGGCGGGGGCGGTGGATGACACCGCCTTCGCCGCCGCGCGGATGCGCCGGCTGAACCAGGCGGGCCGTTCCCGCCGCGCCATTGCCGCGCATCTGGCCGCCAAGGGCGTGCCGGGCGAGACCGCCGCCAGCCTGCTGGAGGAGGCGGATGAGCTGGCCGCCGCGCTGGGGCATCTGCGCCGCCGCCGCGCCGGGCCTTTCGCCATCGAGCAGCCGCCATCGCCGGAGGCGCGGCTGAAGGCGCTGGGCGCGCTGGCCCGGGCCGGCTTCTCGCGTGATCTGGCCGAGCGGGCGCTGGACATGGAGCCCGAGGCCGCGACCGACCGCCTGCTGGCCGCCCGCCGTGGCTGA
- the mobB gene encoding molybdopterin-guanine dinucleotide biosynthesis protein B — protein MRLIGLAGWSGAGKTTLLARLIPLLNARGLVVSTVKHAHHAFDIDQPGKDSHTHRQAGARQVLVSSANRWALMTELRGAPEPPLADLLSKLDPVDLVIVEGFKRDAHPKIEVHRAANGKPWLHLEDPTIRAVASDTPPPGPIPLAGLEEVERVADLMLAHAVPWPS, from the coding sequence ATGCGCCTGATCGGACTGGCCGGCTGGAGCGGCGCCGGCAAGACCACCCTGCTGGCCCGGCTGATCCCCCTGCTGAACGCGCGGGGGCTGGTCGTCTCGACCGTCAAGCACGCCCACCACGCCTTCGACATCGACCAGCCCGGCAAGGACAGCCATACCCACCGGCAGGCGGGCGCGCGGCAGGTGCTGGTCTCCTCCGCCAACCGCTGGGCCCTGATGACCGAGCTGCGCGGCGCGCCTGAGCCGCCGCTGGCTGATCTGCTCTCGAAGCTCGACCCCGTGGATCTCGTCATCGTCGAGGGCTTCAAGCGCGACGCCCATCCGAAGATCGAGGTGCACCGCGCCGCCAATGGCAAGCCCTGGCTGCATCTGGAGGACCCGACCATCCGCGCCGTCGCCAGCGATACGCCGCCCCCCGGTCCCATCCCCCTGGCCGGGCTGGAGGAGGTGGAGCGGGTGGCTGACCTCATGCTCGCCCATGCCGTGCCATGGCCCAGCTGA
- a CDS encoding AzlC family ABC transporter permease, with amino-acid sequence MAEPRVVFTGAGMRRGIRAAAPLMIGLAPFGAVVGVMSQGKGLSLLEALLMSGLVYAGASQLLALELWAEPAPLLAACLAAFAVNIRMAPMGAALAPWMDRLRGWRLWFTLGTIVDHSFAMGVADMRAGGRDAGYLLGIGVVLWLTWMVVVAAGHLLGSAVQLAPGHPLFYAATATFVALLVPLWRGPRRELLPWATAALLAVAAARLGLPQPVPLLAGALSGAALAAWREQRGA; translated from the coding sequence GTGGCTGAGCCGCGCGTGGTCTTCACCGGCGCCGGCATGCGGCGCGGGATACGGGCGGCCGCGCCGCTGATGATCGGGCTTGCGCCCTTCGGCGCGGTGGTCGGCGTGATGTCCCAGGGCAAGGGGCTGAGCCTGCTGGAGGCCCTGCTGATGTCCGGGCTGGTCTATGCCGGCGCCTCGCAGCTGCTGGCGCTGGAGCTCTGGGCGGAGCCGGCGCCGCTGCTGGCGGCCTGTCTGGCGGCCTTCGCGGTGAATATCCGCATGGCGCCCATGGGCGCGGCGCTGGCGCCCTGGATGGACCGGCTGCGCGGCTGGCGGCTCTGGTTCACGCTGGGCACCATCGTCGACCATTCCTTCGCCATGGGCGTGGCCGATATGCGCGCGGGCGGGCGGGATGCCGGCTATCTGCTGGGCATCGGTGTGGTGCTCTGGCTGACCTGGATGGTGGTGGTGGCCGCCGGGCATCTGCTGGGCAGCGCCGTGCAGCTGGCGCCGGGGCACCCCCTCTTCTATGCCGCCACGGCGACCTTCGTTGCGCTGCTGGTGCCGCTCTGGCGCGGGCCGCGGCGGGAGCTGCTGCCCTGGGCCACGGCGGCGCTGCTGGCCGTGGCGGCGGCGCGGCTCGGCCTGCCGCAGCCGGTGCCGCTGCTGGCCGGCGCCCTCTCCGGCGCGGCCCTGGCCGCCTGGCGGGAGCAGCGGGGCGCCTGA
- a CDS encoding protein-disulfide reductase DsbD family protein has translation MLRTTLLTAVLLAAATPAWAGESAPVRSERATMTLAAEVAAIAPGEPFRIGLRQRLAPGWHTYWQNPGDAGTPPEIALALPEGASAGAIQWPAPQRIPYGPLVNYGYEGATLLPLEVTPPATLAPGQSFTIEAQASWLVCEQVCIPEEGRFTLTLPVEASPRPDPAMAVLFQRAEAELPRPSPWQASLGFQGPQGALLLTGEDLSPATVREAFFFPLEWGVLDHAGAQPLEVTQGALRLGLPRGSAELPARLAGVVAITDGAGLRSAYSLSATPGPVPAALPGGGTGSLPLGQALLWAALGGLILNLMPCVFPILAMKALGIARLSGAARATVRAHGASYTAGVVLCFLALGGALMALRLAGQTAGWGFQFTSPLFVALTGWLMLAVGLNLSGVFQTGGPVGAGGGLTARGGHLGSFATGALAVLVATPCTAPFMAAAIGAAMALPPAGTLAVFGALGLGMAAPYALLALAPGLARLLPRPGAWMERLKQALAFPMYAAALWLLWVLAQLTGPEGLAAALAGGLAIGFGAWALGSAQGARGRWRLLGRGGAVLALLLAAATLPRLAEAPPPAAAQAAEGGAEPWSEARVAAARAEGRPVFVNLTAAWCITCKVNERVALDTPAVREAFAARDVAYLTGDWTRGGEEIAALLRAHGREGVPLYLVYAPGTGTPEVLPQILTESIVLRALESQAPQKAAARTSQPG, from the coding sequence ATGTTACGCACGACCCTCCTGACCGCCGTGCTGCTGGCAGCCGCCACCCCCGCCTGGGCGGGGGAAAGCGCGCCGGTGCGGTCGGAGCGCGCGACCATGACCCTGGCGGCGGAGGTGGCGGCCATCGCCCCCGGCGAGCCCTTCCGCATCGGGCTGCGGCAGCGGCTGGCGCCGGGCTGGCACACCTACTGGCAGAACCCCGGCGATGCCGGCACCCCGCCCGAGATCGCCCTCGCCCTGCCTGAAGGCGCCAGCGCCGGCGCCATCCAGTGGCCGGCGCCGCAGCGCATCCCCTATGGCCCGCTGGTCAATTACGGCTACGAGGGCGCCACCCTGCTGCCGCTGGAGGTGACGCCGCCCGCCACCCTCGCCCCCGGCCAGAGCTTCACCATCGAGGCCCAGGCGAGCTGGCTGGTCTGCGAGCAGGTCTGCATCCCCGAGGAAGGCCGCTTCACCCTGACGCTCCCGGTGGAGGCCAGCCCGCGCCCGGATCCCGCCATGGCGGTGCTGTTCCAGCGGGCGGAAGCCGAATTGCCGCGCCCCTCACCCTGGCAGGCCAGCCTCGGCTTCCAGGGCCCGCAGGGGGCGCTGCTGCTGACGGGCGAGGACCTCTCGCCCGCCACGGTCAGGGAGGCCTTTTTCTTCCCCCTGGAATGGGGCGTGCTGGACCATGCCGGGGCGCAGCCGCTGGAGGTGACGCAGGGCGCGCTGCGCCTAGGCCTGCCGCGCGGCAGCGCGGAGCTGCCGGCCCGGCTGGCCGGCGTGGTGGCCATCACCGACGGCGCGGGGCTCCGCAGCGCCTATAGCCTTTCCGCCACCCCCGGCCCGGTGCCGGCGGCCTTGCCGGGCGGTGGCACCGGCAGCCTGCCCCTGGGCCAGGCGCTGCTCTGGGCCGCGCTGGGCGGGCTGATCCTGAACCTCATGCCCTGCGTCTTCCCCATCCTGGCGATGAAGGCGCTGGGCATCGCCCGCCTCTCCGGCGCCGCGCGCGCCACGGTGCGGGCGCATGGCGCCAGCTACACGGCGGGCGTCGTGCTCTGCTTCCTGGCGCTGGGCGGGGCGCTGATGGCGCTGCGGCTGGCCGGGCAGACGGCGGGCTGGGGCTTCCAGTTCACCTCCCCCCTCTTCGTCGCGCTGACGGGCTGGCTGATGCTGGCGGTCGGGCTGAACCTATCCGGCGTCTTCCAGACCGGCGGGCCGGTGGGCGCGGGCGGGGGTCTGACCGCGCGCGGCGGGCATCTCGGCAGCTTCGCCACGGGCGCGCTGGCGGTGCTGGTGGCCACGCCCTGCACCGCCCCCTTCATGGCCGCCGCCATCGGTGCCGCCATGGCCCTGCCGCCCGCCGGCACCCTGGCGGTCTTCGGTGCCCTCGGCCTCGGCATGGCCGCGCCTTATGCGCTGCTGGCGCTGGCCCCCGGCCTGGCGCGCCTGCTGCCGCGCCCCGGCGCCTGGATGGAGCGGCTGAAGCAGGCCCTGGCCTTCCCGATGTATGCGGCGGCCCTCTGGCTGCTCTGGGTTCTGGCGCAGCTGACCGGGCCCGAGGGGCTGGCGGCGGCCCTGGCCGGTGGCCTCGCCATCGGCTTCGGCGCCTGGGCGCTCGGCAGCGCGCAGGGCGCACGCGGCCGCTGGCGCCTCCTCGGGCGGGGCGGCGCCGTGCTAGCCCTGCTGCTGGCCGCCGCCACCCTGCCGCGCCTGGCCGAGGCCCCGCCCCCCGCCGCCGCCCAGGCCGCCGAGGGGGGCGCGGAACCCTGGTCCGAGGCACGCGTCGCCGCCGCCCGCGCCGAGGGCCGGCCAGTCTTCGTCAACCTCACCGCCGCCTGGTGCATCACCTGCAAGGTGAATGAGCGCGTGGCGCTCGACACCCCCGCTGTGCGGGAGGCCTTCGCGGCCCGCGATGTCGCCTATCTGACCGGCGACTGGACCCGGGGCGGCGAGGAGATCGCCGCCCTGCTGCGCGCCCATGGGCGGGAGGGCGTGCCCCTCTACCTCGTCTATGCCCCCGGCACCGGGACGCCGGAGGTGCTGCCGCAGATCCTGACCGAATCCATCGTGCTGCGCGCCCTGGAATCCCAGGCGCCGCAAAAGGCCGCCGCCCGGACCAGCCAGCCGGGCTGA
- the glp gene encoding gephyrin-like molybdotransferase Glp: MAQLSDDCFAHGGALLSVEDAAALVVARVPALAGVETLALTAARGRVLAEDLRAPRPLPPFFNSAVDGYAFRHADLGPEGESRLRLEGRLAAGEAAAAPLPAGTALRILTGAPMPPGADTVMMQEDTRLEDGHILLPPGLKRGANCRPAGEDVALGEVALPAGTRLGPAEIGLAAALGFASLPVTRRPRIGVFSTGNELAPPGGPLGPAQTYDSNRFSLLALLEGLPVEACDLGILPDQAEATARALREAAAGHDMLLTSGGVSTGEEDHVRTAIEAGGSLVFWRLALKPGRPAAMGAVGGTPVLGLPGNPVAAIVTFLHLARPLALRLAGATPAPLPRFAAVAGFAYRKKAGRREYVRVSLQPGTLPPEARKYPREGAGLLTSLTRCDAFAELGEEITEVRPGDSLPVLPFSAIF, encoded by the coding sequence ATGGCCCAGCTGAGCGACGACTGCTTCGCCCATGGCGGCGCGCTGCTCTCCGTGGAGGATGCAGCGGCGCTGGTCGTCGCCCGTGTTCCGGCGCTGGCGGGGGTCGAGACGCTCGCCCTCACCGCCGCGCGGGGCCGTGTCCTGGCGGAGGATCTGCGCGCGCCGCGGCCGCTGCCGCCCTTCTTCAACAGCGCGGTGGATGGCTATGCCTTCCGTCATGCCGACCTGGGGCCGGAGGGCGAGAGCCGCCTGCGGCTGGAAGGCCGCCTGGCTGCCGGGGAGGCCGCGGCGGCGCCGCTGCCCGCCGGCACCGCGCTCCGCATCCTGACCGGCGCCCCCATGCCGCCGGGCGCCGATACCGTGATGATGCAGGAGGATACGCGGCTGGAGGATGGCCATATCCTGCTGCCCCCCGGCCTGAAGCGCGGCGCCAATTGCCGCCCGGCCGGAGAGGATGTGGCACTGGGCGAGGTGGCGCTGCCCGCCGGCACCCGGCTCGGCCCGGCCGAGATCGGGCTGGCCGCCGCGCTTGGCTTTGCCAGCCTGCCCGTCACCCGCCGGCCGCGCATCGGCGTCTTCAGCACCGGCAATGAGCTGGCGCCGCCGGGCGGGCCGCTGGGGCCCGCGCAGACCTATGACAGCAACCGCTTCTCCCTGCTCGCCCTGCTGGAAGGGCTACCGGTGGAGGCATGCGACCTCGGCATCCTGCCCGACCAGGCCGAGGCCACGGCCCGGGCGCTGCGCGAGGCCGCAGCCGGCCATGACATGCTGCTGACCTCCGGCGGCGTCTCGACGGGGGAGGAGGACCATGTCCGCACTGCCATCGAGGCCGGCGGCAGCCTGGTCTTCTGGCGGCTGGCGCTGAAGCCGGGACGGCCGGCGGCCATGGGGGCGGTGGGCGGCACGCCCGTGCTGGGCCTGCCCGGCAATCCCGTCGCCGCCATCGTCACCTTCCTGCATCTGGCGCGGCCCCTGGCGCTGCGGCTGGCCGGCGCCACCCCCGCGCCGCTGCCGCGCTTCGCCGCCGTCGCGGGCTTCGCCTACCGCAAGAAGGCCGGGCGGCGGGAATATGTGCGGGTCTCCCTCCAGCCCGGCACGCTGCCGCCGGAGGCGCGGAAATACCCGCGCGAGGGGGCGGGGCTGCTGACCTCCCTCACCCGCTGCGATGCCTTCGCCGAGCTGGGCGAGGAGATCACGGAAGTCCGCCCCGGCGACAGCCTGCCGGTGCTGCCCTTCAGCGCCATCTTCTGA
- a CDS encoding thioredoxin family protein, which produces MPFPLRRRALLAAAGSLPLLPRAAWAVAPRIDAPAPAFSLPDQDGRTHSLADYRGKTVVLEWTNHECPFVRKHYSSGNMQRFQKEATERGIVWLSIVSSPPGEQGHVTPEEARALTAEREASPAAVLLDPRSQVARAYGATTTPHLYVIDAEGLLRYMGGIDSIPSARVEDIARAKPLARDAMLAVAEGRRVEQPVTRNYGCAIKYAPAV; this is translated from the coding sequence ATGCCCTTCCCCCTCCGCCGCCGTGCCCTGCTGGCCGCCGCCGGCAGCCTGCCCCTGCTGCCCCGTGCCGCCTGGGCCGTGGCGCCCAGGATCGACGCGCCCGCGCCCGCCTTTTCCCTGCCCGACCAGGACGGCCGGACGCACAGCCTGGCCGACTACCGGGGCAAGACCGTGGTGCTGGAATGGACCAACCACGAATGCCCCTTCGTGCGGAAACACTATTCCAGCGGCAATATGCAGCGCTTCCAGAAGGAGGCGACGGAGCGCGGCATCGTCTGGCTCTCCATCGTCTCCTCCCCACCCGGTGAACAGGGCCATGTCACGCCCGAGGAAGCCCGCGCCCTGACGGCCGAGCGCGAGGCCAGCCCCGCCGCCGTGCTGCTGGACCCCCGCAGCCAGGTGGCCCGCGCCTATGGCGCCACCACCACGCCGCATCTGTATGTCATCGATGCCGAGGGGCTGCTGCGCTACATGGGCGGCATCGACAGCATCCCCTCCGCCCGCGTGGAGGATATCGCCCGCGCGAAGCCCCTGGCGCGTGACGCCATGCTGGCCGTGGCGGAAGGCCGGCGGGTGGAACAGCCGGTGACGCGCAACTACGGCTGCGCGATCAAATACGCCCCGGCGGTCTGA
- a CDS encoding S1C family serine protease gives MPSIRPPSSPASRRFFLGGLTALAALPLISCGSVPAQAQRGMLPDFADLAERVMPAVVNIAVLSEQTTTQVPPELRGTPFERYFRERRGRQQVQGAGSGFIIDPAGFIVTNNHVVGNASRVVVSLQDGTELPARVVGTDELTDLALLRVEAKTSLPSVPWGSSAGTRVGQWVLACGNPFGLGGTVTSGIVSARGREIGAGPFDDFIQTDAAINPGNSGGPLFNAAGEVIGINTAIFSPTNASAGIGFATPSDLARGVIEQLRRDGKVERGWLGIAVQDFGPEPGGRRGAQVQGVERGSPAARAGLRNSDILVALNGERIDSSRSLIRNVAGTPPGQTIRLTLLRDGRQQEIAVQVGRRPPSAS, from the coding sequence ATGCCGTCGATTCGCCCCCCGTCTTCCCCCGCTTCACGCCGCTTCTTCCTGGGTGGCCTCACCGCCCTGGCCGCGTTGCCGCTGATTTCCTGCGGCTCCGTGCCTGCCCAGGCGCAGCGCGGCATGCTGCCCGATTTCGCCGACCTGGCGGAGCGCGTGATGCCCGCCGTGGTCAATATCGCCGTGCTGAGCGAGCAGACCACGACCCAGGTGCCGCCGGAGCTGCGCGGCACGCCGTTCGAGCGTTATTTCCGGGAGCGGCGCGGCCGCCAGCAGGTGCAGGGCGCGGGCTCGGGCTTCATCATCGACCCCGCCGGCTTCATCGTCACCAACAACCACGTGGTCGGCAATGCCTCCCGCGTCGTCGTCTCGCTGCAGGATGGGACGGAGCTGCCGGCCCGCGTGGTCGGCACGGATGAGCTGACGGACCTCGCCCTGCTGCGGGTGGAGGCCAAGACCAGCCTGCCCTCCGTCCCCTGGGGCAGCAGCGCCGGCACGCGCGTCGGCCAGTGGGTTCTGGCCTGCGGCAATCCCTTCGGCCTGGGCGGCACCGTCACCTCCGGCATCGTCTCCGCCCGCGGGCGGGAGATCGGCGCCGGGCCCTTCGACGATTTCATCCAGACTGATGCGGCCATCAACCCCGGCAATTCCGGCGGCCCGCTCTTCAACGCGGCGGGGGAGGTGATCGGCATCAACACCGCCATCTTCTCCCCCACCAATGCCTCCGCCGGCATCGGCTTCGCCACGCCGTCCGACCTGGCGCGCGGCGTGATCGAGCAGCTGCGCCGCGACGGCAAGGTGGAGCGGGGCTGGCTGGGCATCGCCGTGCAGGATTTCGGGCCGGAGCCCGGCGGACGCCGTGGCGCGCAGGTGCAGGGGGTGGAGCGTGGCAGCCCCGCCGCCCGCGCCGGGCTGCGCAACAGTGATATCCTGGTGGCGCTGAACGGGGAGCGGATCGACAGTTCCCGCAGCCTCATCCGCAATGTCGCGGGCACGCCGCCCGGGCAGACCATCCGGCTGACGCTGCTCCGCGACGGGCGGCAGCAGGAGATCGCGGTGCAGGTGGGCCGGCGGCCACCCTCCGCCTCCTGA
- a CDS encoding isocitrate lyase/PEP mutase family protein has protein sequence MDQNERAARFRALHARPGAFVIPNPWDAGSARILAALGFEALATTSAGLAFSLGRRDGEGALTREEILANAAAIVAATPLPVSADLENGFGDAPEDCAATIRAAAATGLVGGSIEDASGDPARPIYDFAHAVERVAAAAEAARGLPFVLTARAENFLHGRPELDDTIRRLQAFSAAGAEVLYAPGLTRLEDIRTLCAALDKPVNVVMGLAGKPFTVAELAEAGVKRISLGGSLARAALGALARAGREILRDGHFGFAGQALSGAEAAAFMAPRG, from the coding sequence ATGGACCAGAATGAACGCGCCGCCCGCTTCCGTGCCCTGCATGCCCGGCCCGGTGCCTTCGTCATCCCCAATCCCTGGGATGCCGGCAGCGCCCGCATCCTCGCCGCGCTGGGCTTCGAGGCCCTGGCCACCACCAGCGCCGGCCTCGCCTTCTCCCTGGGACGGCGGGACGGGGAAGGCGCCCTGACGCGGGAGGAGATCCTGGCCAATGCCGCCGCCATCGTCGCCGCCACGCCACTGCCAGTCTCGGCCGACCTGGAGAACGGCTTCGGCGACGCGCCGGAGGATTGCGCCGCGACCATCCGCGCCGCCGCCGCGACCGGCCTGGTCGGCGGCTCCATCGAGGATGCCAGCGGCGACCCCGCGCGCCCGATCTATGACTTCGCCCATGCGGTGGAGCGCGTGGCCGCCGCCGCCGAGGCGGCGCGCGGCCTGCCCTTCGTGCTGACCGCCCGCGCCGAGAACTTCCTGCATGGAAGGCCGGAGCTGGACGACACCATCCGCCGCCTCCAGGCCTTCTCGGCGGCGGGAGCGGAAGTGCTCTATGCCCCCGGCCTGACGCGGCTGGAGGATATCCGCACCCTCTGCGCCGCCCTGGACAAGCCGGTGAATGTGGTGATGGGGCTGGCGGGAAAGCCCTTCACCGTGGCGGAGCTGGCGGAAGCCGGGGTGAAGCGCATCAGCCTCGGCGGCTCCCTGGCCCGCGCGGCGCTGGGCGCGCTGGCGCGGGCGGGGCGGGAGATCCTGCGTGACGGGCATTTCGGCTTCGCCGGACAGGCCCTCAGCGGCGCCGAGGCTGCTGCCTTCATGGCGCCACGCGGCTGA